The window tattaatgaaaataatgacgaagaaattgattttgatgaaactcaaccggagGATGATATCCACTAGTCATGCTCCTGATGTTGACCCAACTAGTTATAACACTGCTAATCTTAATGATGACCCAACTGATACTTCCTctactgcccctactttttctagagaACCTATCAAACGGACAGAAATATCTTTtctttggccattttttactttaaaaaaataaagctaagtgtaaaacttgtggtctAGAGTTAGCTTTTGAATATGCACCAACCCGGTTGGGAACAAGATCTTTGGCTAGACACATAGCTAAACACCTTAATGATAACGCCAAATATCTTCGTATGAAAGCTCTAGTCGAGGGTAAAAGTGCACCTAGTCCTAGTCAGATTGATCCTAGTAccggttcaaatcaatttcaaccgggaattactATACcgatggtattttatattatgatccaagaAAAGATCGGGAAAAATTGGCAAAATTGGTAACTGTTATGTGCTTAACCTATAGTCTTCTTTCTGACCCTGCGTTTATACATTACATTAGAAaaatttataatcctacttataaaggttttcctcacaCAACCTAAAGAGCGATATAtaagcatgaatatgaacaatatttgcgatgcttatttactcatataaattatcgtgttgCTATTAGAACTGATATTGATAGAAGTAACAgggactgtgattaccttactgttacatgtcattggattgatgaggattggataacgCAAAAGCGCAtaattgcttatagaataattgtTTCACGACACACAAGGCAGTTTATTGCTAGCGCAGTTACAGATATTtgcagatatttttgcattagtgataaaataatatcgatttcaatggataatgctactaataACACAAATGTTATAGACTTGCTTACCCGCTAAATCCtgtatttagtaacatttttcatgttagatgtatttgtcatatttaccatttaattgtgagtgatggtatgagaattttaaatattcaaattgaaaagattaaaatggctcttaactggcGTTTTCATTctaaccgtagaagtagacttagagaatattttaaaaggtgCGATGATtgtggcctaagagaaagaaaatttcctaaaccttgtccaactagatggaattacatgtatgaaagtttggttgttgcatataaatatagaaaccccataaactcaacgtttaatgtaTATGTAAGTGATGATGACGATTACCTTACGAATGGGGATTGAGCTATTGTTAAAATGCTTattgaatttttagaaaaatttcatattgttaCAAAAGAATTTTCGGGGCAATATTATCCTGTTATTTCTAATTGTTtggtttatattgcagaacttacaaatttgtttgctcatttttcacaAGGTgaggaaatttatcaacttggtattgattctatgagaacaagttaaaaaaatagttttttcctattccccctatttatggtattgcttatttgttaaatccttgtatgaaattaggaTGTCCTCAATTTTgatatgaaactgtttataaggGTTTGGCACTTGAAGATGATGAGGAGCCTAAACTTCCGGAAGCAATAGCCTCATTTAGAACAAATGTTAATGTTTATCAAATTGCATTAAATCATGCTAatccaaatgttccaactcctcctcctcctcctcctcctcctcctccttcttcttcttcttcttcttcttcttcttcttcttcttcttcttcttcttcttcttctgatgatgatgatgatgatgatgatgatgatgatgatttttaatcttttaaaagaactgcgggagtaagaagACTTAGTGTTTGGACGGGGTTTAGGGGTTCTTTTAGTTCTAGTAGTAATGATTTTTCataactaaatgagcttgaagtttatttgtcgcagcaACTtaaggaagtgaatcccgacggcacATTTGATACTTttcggttctttcaaggatgacctaagacattttaactattcaagcctCAACAGTGGCACCGGAGAGTGCTTCAGTCAAGCAATACTTTAAATCGGTGATCATAGATAGTCTATGAGGAATAGCTTGGAAAATCAGTACTTTTGAGAGATTGGATCCATTCAGAAAGAAGAATTTtcgacttgctgaatcacaaccagaggtagacgaaacttatgaagaaatgctagctgaattTGCTGAGGATGCTGCTTCGTCCGATAATGGAAGCGGCAATGAACAAGCTACTTtttcgccaccaccaacggaactTCCTCCGagccttgaaggatttatgaaatttgtaagagatagcatgtaacttgtatgaacaaaaattagtatgtaacttgtatttttgGCACTTCTtgattagttcctttttcttctcaatggtggtattaacatcttgttgtgctcattccatagggggagaggaagactaagaaagatgttttcatattttttattgctataataaaattacaaggcattgtTTTGAATgttttttacaatatttttgtctttaaatttgaattaaaaaattaggttacaattctataataaaattacaaggcattgccttagatgtttttttaacatctttttgtctctaacatgtatttaatttaattttttttaatgcaTGAGTTAGTGGGCTTAATtagattaaattaatttaatatttaaaattaaatttagaTATTCAAAAACTATATGAGGAGTACTATAAATTGCAGTTTTCTCatgtaaatataataaaaaaaagaatacatTTCAAAAAATTGGTTAAAATTTACATAGTTTGAGTCTTGAAAAAGTGAAAATGTTCACGTAAACTGAATCGAAATGAGTATTTTTTCTCCATTTAggttagaatattttttttaaatttttactccTTGCGTTCTGATTTATATGAtaatattttttagtttgttcaaaaGAAAAACATATTTAATGAGATAATTATTGTCACTTACAAGTTTTAAAaagtaaattttaaatttaatggTTAATCATACCCATTACATAAATTGGAACAAAATTTACCTTTGCAATGAGATGACCAAGATTGGGTTTTTGCGTCTACTGTCAAGAACCAGCATTTTCCTTCATCCGCATAGAATATCATCTTCAAGTTTTAGAATAAACCATTGCAAAAGAATGGTGACGCTAATAGTGGCTACCACCATTGACCCGGCTTCCATTGGTCCTGCTTCCGCCCTTTTAGCCATGCCTTGTTGGCACCCTGGTCCTCCTATTCAGGTTTCTAATTCTACCTCTTTCTTGTTTACTGCTTATCATTTCCCCCCTCTTTCCCTTTTATTAATATTAGCCCCTTTTAAGAACaattaatcatctaaacttactGGGGTTTTTGATCTATGAATTCTACAATGCTCAGAATATGCATATATAGTTTGACTAATTTTACACTGGTGGTTGTGATAATAAAGTGTCAGGAAACATtggtgtaactggtaaagttgatgTCACGTGACCTTAACGGGTTCGagcttgcagaaatgcagggtaagactgcgtacgcTTGACCCTTGTGGTCTGACCGCGCATGGCGGGAGCTTAATGCACCGGGCTTCCCTTTGTGATAATAAAGGGGTGCATTGTAAATTCATCTTTGTTTTGTTTCCATTGTAGAAATTCAAGCGCAGATATATATCCTACTTTCCCTAATTCAAACGTATTATAAATTTAAAGAGTATGGTTTCAGGTCTAGAAAACTACATGAAGTGGGAGGAGAGTTTTAACACATGCTTGAACTGATAAAGCTgtgatctttttctttttgttattgaaTAAGCTTAGGATATGCCAAGTTTTGTGAATCAAGATGTAAGGTTATTGAAACATGATAGAAGCATTGTGAGAGAGGACTACTTGGACAATCGCTGGGAAGAGGCCACAGGCGAGGCCGTTGATGAAGTTATCTTTCTTAGCAAGCACACTGCTGCATCTAACCGTCCTGCACTCACCGTTCACCCCATAGGTTGAAATTGGTTACAGGCGTATATGGTTTATTTTCTTTGGATTTGACAGACTTGCCTTTACCAGAATGTTGAAGTATTGAGTTTATGTTTCTTGTGTTGTAATGAACAAAATTAGGTGTCCCTCACCTAAAAGAAGGGGAGCAGCCACCAGTAGGTGGGAAGCCTGCCTGGGCCGCACCACCTAATCCACGTATTGGGCCGTGGTTTAGACTGTTGAAATCTATTGCCGACTCACAGAATCTGACTCCTGAATTCGAGGTAGCATCCTTGTTTAACTGCGCTTTCTACTTCAATAAGCTCATAACAGATTTCTTTTATATGAAACTTCGCAATTTTGCGTGGTTGGTTTTGACTCAGTGTTGGGGTATGTACAGTCGATTCATTTGTTTTATTGCACTCTGAATCAATTTCCTGTGAACATGTTCATCTTAATAGTTCAAGGACTTGAGAATGGAACAAAAAACAGGGAACCGCCTCCCAAAAAGAGATGCAACTATGTTGAAAAGACAATTATCTCGATTGCAAACATATCTGGGTGGGATTAAATATATGACAGGGGTACCTGATAGTGTAATCATCGTTGATCAACACGAAGAATATACGGCCCTGCGAGAGTGTATTACCTTAGTTCCAACAATTTGTTTAACCAGTACAAATTGTGACTCCGATCACAGATATTTCTGTTCCAGCGAATGACGGCGGCATATCCTCAATCCGATTAATTGTTAACAAATTAGTATTCGCAATTTGTGAGGGTCATTCTAGCTATATAAGAAATCCTTGATTAATAATAACATGATAAGATAAATAACTTGCTTCAGAAATCCCTTATGGAATCGCTTACTatttctgaatttcaaaaaagagataaaaatagcTGTTGTGGTTGGAAACTTCTCCCTGGAGAGTAGACTGTTTCTAGTTTAATTTTCGGATCAAGAGTTGGCGGTTATTCTACTACAAACTGCTTTTAAATGTGCTGTTTGTGGTAAGAGGAACCTAGTTAAACTGTTTGTTCTCTTCTGTTAACTACTGGGTTTGTTTTGTCATGACTGGCATTTATAGAATTGCAAAATTAATGGGGTTGATAACTTCCATGTTTGCTTGATGGGAAACCACAGTTTCCCCTTTTTCGAGTGATATGAAGTAGTTGACCATTCTTAGTACTTCTGGACTCCACTTAGCACTGAAGTGAGATAATAAACAT is drawn from Nicotiana tabacum cultivar K326 chromosome 22, ASM71507v2, whole genome shotgun sequence and contains these coding sequences:
- the LOC107796630 gene encoding D-aminoacyl-tRNA deacylase-like isoform X1, with the translated sequence MTKIGFLRLLSRTSIFLHPHRISSSSFRINHCKRMVTLIVATTIDPASIGPASALLAMPCWHPGPPIQDMPSFVNQDVRLLKHDRSIVREDYLDNRWEEATGEAVDEVIFLSKHTAASNRPALTVHPIGVPHLKEGEQPPVGGKPAWAAPPNPRIGPWFRLLKSIADSQNLTPEFEVTLEATHHGPLTNAPTMFVEIGSTEEYWKRQDAAQAIALLVWKGLGLNGGAAVGDWNRNGSQQKILLGIGGGHYVPRHMDIVRKDGVWVGHLLAGYSLPMEDPGPSKAQANLEVGGTWRQAIRVAFDTTRAAFPQGEVLVHIDNKSFKGWQKNAIVGFLAEQNIKVGKPSDFY